A window of the Sabethes cyaneus chromosome 1, idSabCyanKW18_F2, whole genome shotgun sequence genome harbors these coding sequences:
- the LOC128746031 gene encoding uncharacterized protein LOC128746031, giving the protein MALMGTIDPYVFGTSFSNYVERLEYFFSCNDIPQDKKKDIFMSFSGMHVFEELKLLYPGIELRNLTYEAITKKLKERFDKIESDTILRHKFRSRKQGATETGENFILAVKLLAEQCDFGEFRDSAIKDQLIYGIYDKKLQKNILEIDNLTLRIVDQKIKNKEIIMSSTSALNSDYNTGVNAVRNRLGNRESDYRPRNSVDRGRDRFRGRDRMNNSYHRGNDRRRSRSGRRNSSRGRYANFICNFCNRKGHIQKNCYRYKNQRKNSVKFIAETPSSDNVYDYFKKLRVDYDSDDSPGDYPCLMIRSVNRIAEPCFLEADIEGRLIKMEIDSGSSVSVMSKSDFLKHLLNVPLKNNNRKLLVVNGSTLEILGSAFEKLEKKCNPDYNLAI; this is encoded by the exons ATGGCGTTAATGGGGACAATAGACCCATACGTCTTTGGCACGTCTTTTTCGAATTATGTAGAGCGACTAGAGTATTTCTTTTCGTGTAATGACATACCGCAAGAtaaaaagaaagatatttttatgagTTTCTCGGGAATGCATGTTTTTGAGGAACTCAAATTACTTTATCCCGGTATAGAGCTGAGAAATCTTACCTATGAGGCAATTACAAAAAAACTAAAGGAGCGTTTTGATAAAATTGAATCAGACACGATTTTGAGGCATAAGTTTAGGTCTAGGAAACAAGGTGCAACAGAAACTGGTGAAAATTTTATACTTGCCGTAAAGCTTCTCGCAGAGCAATGCGATTTTGGAGAGTTTCGCGATTCCGCTATTAAGGACCAATTGATATACGGGATTTACGATAAGAAATTGCAAAAAAACATTCTTGAAATTGATAATTTGACGTTGAGAATTGTGGATCAGAAGATTAAGAATAAAGAAATTATAATGTCAAGTACAAGTGCTTTAAATTCGGATTATAATACTGGTGTTAACGCTGTTCGGAATCGTTTAGGAAATCGTGAATCGGATTATAGGCCGCGGAATTCAGTTGATAGAGGTCGTGACAGATTtagaggtagagataggatGAACAATAGCTATCATAGAGGTAATGATAGAAGGCGCTCACGTTCGGGGCGCAGGAATTCCAGTCGTGGAAGATATGCCAActttatttgcaatttttgtaaTCGGAAGGGTCACATCCAGAAAAATTGCTACCGTTACAAAAATCAGAGGAAGAATTCCGTAAAGTTCATCGCAGAGACGCCTAGTTCTGACAATGTGTACGACTATTTTAAAAAACTGAGGGTCGACTATGACAGCGATGATTCTCCAGGTGATTATCCATGTCTTATGATTAGATCCGTTAATAGGATTGCTGAACCTTGTTTCCTAGAAGCTGACATTGAGGGTAGATTGATAAAAATGGAAATTGATAGTGGTTCATCAGTTTCGGTGATGAGCAAATCTGATTTCCTTAAACATTTGCTAAATGTTCCATTGAAAAATAACAATAGAAAGCTTTTGGTGGTAAATGGATCGACATTGGAGATACTGGGCAGTGCTTTT GAGAAGTTGGAGAAAAAATGTAATCCGGACTACAATCTGGCTATCTAA